In one window of Methanoculleus thermophilus DNA:
- the folD gene encoding bifunctional methylenetetrahydrofolate dehydrogenase/methenyltetrahydrofolate cyclohydrolase FolD — protein MILDGKAVSEKRLEILKEQIEESRLYPRLATVIVGTDPASQMYVRMKHRACERVGIGSIGIELPEDATTERVLETINRLNNDPDIDGILVQLPLPAQVDTTRVIEAVAPEKDVDGFHPCNLGRLLAGSPVFAPCTPQGIMTILKEYAIPTAGQRAVVVGRSIDVGRPMAALLLNADATVTICHSKTRNLEAEMRSADILISAVGRAKFVKPDMVKEGATVIDVGINHDEQGKLCGDVDFEAVRDRAGAITPVPGGVGPMTIATLMENTFKAAKLRTCDSTVRL, from the coding sequence ATGATACTTGATGGCAAAGCAGTCTCGGAAAAGAGGCTTGAGATCCTCAAAGAGCAGATAGAGGAGTCCAGACTCTATCCCCGCCTCGCAACCGTCATCGTAGGAACGGACCCTGCATCGCAGATGTACGTCCGCATGAAGCATCGGGCGTGCGAGCGGGTCGGGATCGGGTCGATCGGGATCGAACTCCCGGAGGATGCCACGACTGAGCGGGTGCTCGAGACGATCAACCGCCTCAACAACGATCCCGACATCGACGGCATTCTGGTCCAGCTGCCGCTCCCGGCACAGGTCGACACCACCCGTGTCATCGAGGCGGTTGCGCCCGAGAAAGACGTGGACGGGTTCCACCCCTGCAACCTCGGGAGACTCCTTGCCGGAAGCCCGGTCTTTGCCCCCTGCACCCCACAGGGGATCATGACGATCCTCAAAGAGTATGCGATCCCAACCGCAGGGCAGAGAGCGGTGGTCGTCGGGCGGAGCATCGATGTTGGAAGACCCATGGCCGCCCTGCTCCTGAATGCCGACGCAACCGTCACGATCTGCCACTCAAAGACGAGGAACCTCGAGGCCGAGATGAGAAGTGCTGACATTCTCATCAGTGCGGTTGGAAGAGCGAAGTTTGTCAAACCGGACATGGTCAAGGAAGGAGCGACGGTTATCGACGTCGGTATCAACCACGACGAGCAGGGGAAACTCTGCGGTGATGTTGATTTTGAAGCGGTGCGTGACCGTGCTGGAGCAATAACTCCGGTCCCCGGCGGCGTCGGCCCCATGACGATCGCGACGCTGATGGAGAATACCTTCAAGGCAGCCAAGCTGAGGACATGCGACAGCACAGTACGGTTGTAA
- the cofC gene encoding 2-phospho-L-lactate guanylyltransferase has protein sequence MYFHALIPFKPVNPKTRLSCILNQEEREAFARAMLEDVIAAVLKSGCSATLLCTHPFKHENALVAVRKESLNDAINWALEQFHCPALIIMADLPLVTAGDIQRLIRTEKDMAIVPGRGGGTNVIFLKKPQCFHADFYGASFLDHLRVAEECGFSVEVIDSFRMSTDIDEKEDLVEILIHGKGRKSREFLERLGFSIVLDEKGRVGVQRGPHKEAL, from the coding sequence ATGTACTTTCACGCGCTCATTCCCTTTAAGCCGGTAAACCCAAAAACGCGTCTCTCCTGCATATTGAACCAGGAGGAGCGGGAGGCGTTCGCCCGGGCGATGCTTGAAGATGTGATCGCCGCTGTGCTAAAGTCCGGGTGCAGCGCCACTCTGCTCTGCACACATCCCTTCAAACATGAAAACGCGCTCGTCGCTGTTCGAAAAGAATCCCTGAATGATGCGATCAACTGGGCGCTTGAGCAGTTTCATTGCCCGGCGCTTATCATCATGGCCGATCTCCCCCTGGTGACGGCCGGGGATATTCAACGGCTGATTCGCACCGAGAAGGATATGGCAATCGTGCCGGGGCGGGGTGGCGGGACAAACGTCATATTCTTAAAAAAGCCGCAGTGCTTCCACGCCGACTTTTACGGGGCAAGTTTCCTCGACCACCTGCGGGTTGCGGAGGAATGCGGTTTCTCCGTCGAGGTCATCGACTCGTTCAGGATGTCGACCGATATCGATGAGAAAGAAGACCTGGTCGAGATCCTCATTCACGGAAAAGGAAGAAAAAGCAGGGAGTTCCTGGAGAGATTAGGATTCTCTATTGTTCTTGACGAGAAGGGTCGGGTTGGTGTGCAGCGCGGCCCCCATAAAGAGGCACTCTGA
- the cofE gene encoding coenzyme F420-0:L-glutamate ligase — protein MTAPSFSVYGLATPLIRPGDDIAAHLILAAEDQGCRGFEDGDIVVIAESAVATAEGRVTKLADIEPSAEALRLAEDYRMDPRLVEVVLRESDRIVGGIPGFLLSMKNGTLLPNAGIDASNAPPGSVVLLPINPDASAARIRAAITDRSGVDIAVIIVDSRTHAMRLGCSGVAIGCSGVPSVIDERGKTDLFGRKLEVTKRAVADCIASAAELVMGEAGECVPAAVVRGIGLPIGDYQGVATIDASECLFMGAALHTNPTLLVKNNRES, from the coding sequence ATGACAGCACCATCGTTTTCAGTCTACGGGCTTGCAACCCCACTGATCCGTCCCGGCGACGACATTGCCGCGCACCTTATCCTGGCCGCCGAAGACCAGGGATGCCGGGGCTTCGAGGACGGGGATATCGTGGTCATTGCAGAGTCCGCTGTGGCCACCGCCGAGGGCAGGGTCACGAAACTTGCCGATATCGAACCATCGGCAGAAGCGCTCCGGCTCGCAGAAGATTACAGGATGGATCCCCGCCTTGTCGAGGTGGTGCTCCGGGAGAGCGATCGGATCGTCGGGGGCATCCCCGGATTCCTGCTCAGTATGAAGAACGGGACGCTCCTTCCAAACGCAGGGATAGACGCCTCAAACGCTCCGCCCGGCTCCGTCGTTCTCCTGCCCATCAACCCGGATGCATCCGCGGCACGAATACGCGCTGCAATCACCGACCGGTCGGGGGTGGATATCGCGGTCATCATCGTCGACTCGCGAACGCACGCGATGCGGCTGGGGTGCAGCGGGGTTGCCATCGGGTGTTCGGGCGTCCCCTCGGTGATCGATGAGCGCGGGAAGACTGATCTCTTCGGCCGCAAACTTGAGGTCACGAAGAGAGCGGTGGCAGACTGTATCGCATCCGCCGCCGAACTCGTGATGGGGGAGGCAGGTGAATGTGTCCCCGCCGCCGTGGTGCGCGGGATTGGGCTTCCTATCGGCGACTACCAGGGGGTGGCCACCATCGATGCCTCAGAGTGCCTCTTTATGGGGGCCGCGCTGCACACCAACCCGACCCTTCTCGTCAAGAACAATAGAGAATCCTAA
- the folP gene encoding dihydropteroate synthase: MRQHSTVVNRLRIGGGAPVRLMGVINCSPESFYRGSFTPIGRIYDRALAMLKTGADMIDLGARSTAPGSPPLTPAEEAKRMDAALSELDGTGITISVDTRYPEVLETCLRHDIHAVNDISGLADERYARAIADSGLPVFAMASFKEPGDAVGLSATIAALETVVTRCARFEIDEYVLDPGIGRWIPERTSEDDWELCRNFAAFTKFGRPVLAAVSRKTFIGDLLGKEPDERLAGTLALTMMLVEAGAAVVRCHDVAETADLLRVYSKMRKT, translated from the coding sequence ATGCGACAGCACAGTACGGTTGTAAACCGCCTCCGGATCGGCGGTGGTGCTCCTGTTCGCCTGATGGGCGTCATCAACTGTAGCCCCGAGTCGTTTTACCGGGGCTCCTTCACCCCGATCGGGAGGATCTACGATAGGGCTCTTGCCATGCTCAAGACTGGCGCCGATATGATCGATCTCGGTGCCCGGAGCACGGCCCCGGGCTCCCCTCCCCTCACCCCCGCCGAGGAGGCAAAACGCATGGACGCAGCGCTCTCCGAACTCGACGGGACCGGGATCACCATATCGGTGGACACCCGCTACCCCGAGGTGCTCGAGACCTGTCTTCGCCACGACATTCATGCCGTAAACGATATCTCCGGGCTTGCTGACGAGCGATACGCCAGGGCCATCGCCGATTCCGGGCTGCCGGTATTTGCGATGGCAAGTTTCAAGGAGCCCGGCGACGCTGTCGGGCTTTCGGCAACCATCGCCGCGCTTGAGACGGTCGTAACCCGTTGCGCGCGTTTTGAGATTGACGAGTACGTCCTTGACCCCGGTATCGGGCGATGGATTCCGGAGAGAACAAGTGAAGATGACTGGGAACTCTGCAGGAATTTTGCGGCATTCACAAAGTTCGGCCGCCCGGTGCTTGCCGCGGTCTCAAGGAAGACATTCATCGGGGACCTGCTCGGAAAAGAACCTGATGAGCGGCTCGCAGGCACCCTCGCGCTCACGATGATGCTCGTTGAGGCGGGAGCGGCCGTTGTGCGGTGCCATGACGTGGCAGAGACCGCCGACCTCCTGCGAGTCTATTCAAAGATGAGGAAAACATGA
- the cofG gene encoding 7,8-didemethyl-8-hydroxy-5-deazariboflavin synthase CofG, producing the protein MHRRVITFSRNVFLPLTTVCANRCGYCCFRTPVEEGCIMSPDEVIRTLDTGASLGCTEALFTFGERPGAVPGFAAELARLGYADILDYVYDLSLAAIKRGLLPHTNAGILTYEELDRLREVNASMGLMLETTADIPAHRNSPGKDPAVRIEMIENAGRLSIPFTTGILIGIGETEEDREESLQVIRDLHRRYGHIQEVIVQNFCPKQGTPMEDAPAPGTDEIRTTISLAREILPADVAVQIPPNLADAAQLIEYGVDDLGGVSPLTIDYVNPERPWPQIEELRRVAGDAELRERLCIYPQYIEKGWYSPLLEPLIRQLAERIAGSKRGEGA; encoded by the coding sequence ATGCACCGCCGCGTCATCACCTTCTCAAGGAACGTCTTCCTCCCCCTAACGACCGTCTGCGCCAACCGCTGCGGCTACTGCTGTTTCCGGACCCCGGTCGAGGAGGGATGCATCATGTCCCCCGACGAAGTGATCCGGACCCTGGATACGGGTGCCTCCCTGGGCTGCACGGAAGCCCTCTTCACCTTCGGGGAACGGCCCGGCGCGGTGCCGGGCTTTGCCGCGGAACTTGCAAGACTCGGTTACGCGGATATCCTCGACTATGTCTACGACCTCTCCCTTGCGGCCATCAAGCGGGGGCTTCTCCCGCATACCAACGCAGGCATCCTCACCTACGAAGAGCTCGACCGCCTCCGCGAGGTGAACGCAAGCATGGGGCTGATGCTCGAGACGACGGCCGATATTCCCGCGCACAGGAACTCCCCGGGAAAAGACCCGGCGGTTCGGATCGAGATGATCGAGAACGCCGGAAGACTCTCAATACCGTTCACGACCGGGATTCTGATCGGAATCGGCGAGACAGAAGAGGACCGCGAGGAGTCGCTCCAGGTCATCCGGGATCTCCACCGCAGGTATGGCCATATCCAGGAGGTGATTGTCCAGAACTTCTGCCCAAAGCAGGGAACACCGATGGAGGATGCACCGGCGCCCGGGACAGACGAGATCCGCACGACGATATCCCTTGCCCGGGAGATCCTTCCGGCGGATGTGGCGGTGCAGATTCCCCCAAACCTTGCAGATGCAGCCCAACTCATCGAATACGGGGTGGACGACCTCGGCGGAGTCTCCCCGCTCACCATCGACTATGTCAATCCCGAGCGCCCCTGGCCGCAGATCGAAGAACTCCGACGGGTGGCCGGAGACGCCGAACTTCGGGAGCGGCTATGCATCTACCCGCAGTACATCGAGAAGGGCTGGTATTCTCCCCTCCTTG